From the genome of Mycobacterium kansasii ATCC 12478:
GGCAGCATGCATCGCGGTATCTCGCCCGGGTTGAAGCCGGCGAGGAACTCGGCATCACCAACAACGGGCGGCTCGTCGCCCGGCTCGTGCCGGTTCAGGCGGCAGAGCGTTCTCGCGAAGCCCTGATCGAATCAGGCACCCTGATTCCGGCCCCATGCCCGCAGAACCTTCTCGACGTGACGGCGACACCGGCGCCAGACCGCAAGCGCACTCTCTCCGATGTTCTCGACGAGATGCGCGACGAGCAGTGATTTATCTGGACACGTCGGCTCTGACTAAGTTGCTCATCGCTGAACCGGAGACGGACGAACTGCGCAACTGGCTTACCGTGCACACAGACCAGGGCGAATTCGCGGCGACGAGCGCGCTCAGCCGGGTCGAGTTGATGAGAGTTGTTGCGCGGCAAGGGGAATCCGGCCAAGCTGAACGCGCGCGTTACCTACTGGACGGGCTCGACATTCTCCCGCTCACCGCGCCGGTGATCAATCTCGCCGAAACGATCGGCCCGGCTACCCTGCGCACGCTCGACGCGATTCACCTCGCAGCGGCAACGCAGATCAAGCGGGAGCTGACCGCGTTTGTGACCTATGACCACCGTTTGTTGGCCGGCTGCCTCGAGGTCGGGCTGGTGACCGCATCGCCCGGCGCAGTCCGCTAGTCATCGGAACCGACGGACAAGGCGTCGGCATGGCAGGTTTGCACAACGCGGGTGGCGCTTCGTCGGCGACATACGGCTCAAGCCGGTCAGCGAGCCCAGGCCGCCAGCCGCCATGGGAAGATGTTCGGGTGTTGCGCTGGATCACCGCGGGTGAGTCCCATGGCCGGGCGTTGGTGGCCGTGGTCGAAGGCATGGTCGCCGGAGTGGACGTCACCTCGACCGAGATCGCCGACCAGTTGGCCCGTCGCCGGTTGGGCTACGGCCGCGGTGCGCGGATGACCTTCGAGCGCGACGCGGTGACCGTGTTGTCGGGCGTGCGCCACGGCAGCACGCTCGGCGGGCCCATCGCCATCGAGATCGGCAACACCGAATGGCCGAAGTGGGAAACCGTGATGGCCGCCGATCCCGTCGACCCGGCACAACTGCAGGATGGGGCCCGCAACGCGCCGCTCACCCGGCCGCGTCCGGGCCACGCCGACTACGCCGGCATGCTCAAGTTCGGCTTCGACGACGCCCGGCCGGTGCTCGAGCGGGCCAGTGCCCGCGAGACCGCCGCTCGCGTGGCAGCCGCAACCGTCGCGCGGCAGTTCCTCAAACAGGCGCTGGGTGTCGACGTGTTGTCCCATGTGATTTCGATCGGCCCGTCGGCGCCCTACGACGGCCCGCCGCCCGGGGCCGAACACCTGCCCGCCATCGATGCCAGCCCGGTCCGCGCGTTCGGCAAGGCTGCCGAGCAAGCGATGATCGCCGAGATCGAAGCGGCCAAGAAAGACGGTGACACCCTGGGCGGCGTGGTGGAGGTGGTGGCGCTGGGCCTGCCGGTGGGGTTGGGGTCGTTCACCAGCGGCGACAACCGGCTCGATAGCCAACTGGCCGCGGCCGTGATGGGCATCCAGGCGATCAAGGGTGTGGAGATCGGTGACGGGTTCGAGACCGCACGCCGTCGCGGCAGCCGCGCCCACGACGAGATGTACCCCGGGTCCGACGGTGTGGTCCGCTCCACCAACCGGGCCGGTGGGCTCGAAGGCGGGATGACCAACGGCCAGCCGCTGCGGGTGCGCGCCGCGATGAAGCCCATCTCCACCGTGCCGCGGGCGCTGGCCACCGTCGACCTGGCCACCGGCGACGAGGCCGTCGCCATCCACCAGCGCTCCGACGTGTGCGCGGTACCGGCCGCCGGAGTGGTGGCCGAGGCGATGGTGGCGCTGGTGCTGGCGCGCGCGGCCCTGGAGAAATTCGGCGGCGATTCGCTGACCGAGACGCGCCGCAACATCGAGGCCTACCAGCGCGCGGTCGCTGACCGCCAGTCACCGGCCGCGCGGGTGTCGGGATAGCCGGGTAAGCAATCAGATGGCACCACTAGCGGTACTCGTGGGACTGCCGGGATCCGGCAAGTCCACCATCGGCCGGCGGTTGGCCAAAGCCCTCGGGGTCGGTCTCCTCGACACCGACGCAGCCATCGAGCAACAGACCGGGCGCAGCATCGCCGACATCTTCGCCACCGACGGGGAGCAGGAGTTCCGGCGCATCGAGGAAGACGTGGTGCGCGCGGCACTCGCCGACCACGACGGAGTGCTGTCGCTGGGCGGCGGCGCGGTCACCAGTCCGGGCGTGTGCGCGGCGCTGGCCGGTCAGACCGTCGTCTACCTGGAGATCAATGCTGCCGAGGGGGTGCGGCGCACCGGCGGTAACACCGCGCGGCCGTTGCTGGCCGGGCCCGACCGCGCCGAGAAGTACCGTTCGCTGATGGCCAAACGGATTCCGCTGTACCGCCGGGTCGCGACCATCCGGGTCGACACCAACCGCCGCAATCCCGGCGCGGTGGTGCGCTACATCATGTCGCGCCTGCAGACGCCCAGCCAGACACCCACTCAGGCGGCAACATGACTGGAACCGGCGCACCCGCGACGGTGCACGTTGCCGTCGACCCGCCCTATCCGGTGGTGATCGGCAGCGGTGTGTTGACGCAGTTGGACGAACTGCTGGCCGGCCGGCACAAGGTCGCCATCCTGCATCAGCCCGTGCTGGCCGAAACCGCCGAGACCGCCCGCAAACGCCTGGCCGACAAGGGTATCGACGCACACCGCATCGAAATACCCGACGCCGAGGCCGGCAAGGACCTGCCGGTCGTCGGATTCATCTGGGAAGTGTTGGGCCGCATCGGACTCGGCCGCAAAGACGCTCTGGTCAGCCTCGGCGGGGGAGCCGCCACCGACGTCGCCGGCTTCGCGGCGGCCACCTGGTTGCGCGGCGTGTCGATCGTGCATGTGCCCACCACGCTGCTGGGCATGGTGGACGCGGCCATCGGCGGCAAGACGGGCATCAACACCGATGCGGGCAAGAACCTGGTCGGTGCGTTTCACCAGCCGCTCGCCGTGCTCGCCGACCTGGCGACACTGCAGACCTTGCCGCACAACGAACTCGCTTGCGGGATGGCCGAAGTCGTCAAGGCCGGGTTCATCGCGGACCCGGTGATCCTGGATCTCATCGAAGCCGACCCAGAGGCTGCCCTGAACCCGAAGGGCGATGTGCTGCCGGAGCTGATCCGCCGGGCGGTCGTCGTCAAGGCCGAAGTCGTCGCGGCCGACGAGAAGGAATCCGAGCTGCGCGAAATCCTCAAC
Proteins encoded in this window:
- a CDS encoding shikimate kinase, which codes for MAPLAVLVGLPGSGKSTIGRRLAKALGVGLLDTDAAIEQQTGRSIADIFATDGEQEFRRIEEDVVRAALADHDGVLSLGGGAVTSPGVCAALAGQTVVYLEINAAEGVRRTGGNTARPLLAGPDRAEKYRSLMAKRIPLYRRVATIRVDTNRRNPGAVVRYIMSRLQTPSQTPTQAAT
- a CDS encoding type II toxin-antitoxin system VapC family toxin; protein product: MIYLDTSALTKLLIAEPETDELRNWLTVHTDQGEFAATSALSRVELMRVVARQGESGQAERARYLLDGLDILPLTAPVINLAETIGPATLRTLDAIHLAAATQIKRELTAFVTYDHRLLAGCLEVGLVTASPGAVR
- the aroC gene encoding chorismate synthase, which produces MLRWITAGESHGRALVAVVEGMVAGVDVTSTEIADQLARRRLGYGRGARMTFERDAVTVLSGVRHGSTLGGPIAIEIGNTEWPKWETVMAADPVDPAQLQDGARNAPLTRPRPGHADYAGMLKFGFDDARPVLERASARETAARVAAATVARQFLKQALGVDVLSHVISIGPSAPYDGPPPGAEHLPAIDASPVRAFGKAAEQAMIAEIEAAKKDGDTLGGVVEVVALGLPVGLGSFTSGDNRLDSQLAAAVMGIQAIKGVEIGDGFETARRRGSRAHDEMYPGSDGVVRSTNRAGGLEGGMTNGQPLRVRAAMKPISTVPRALATVDLATGDEAVAIHQRSDVCAVPAAGVVAEAMVALVLARAALEKFGGDSLTETRRNIEAYQRAVADRQSPAARVSG
- the aroB gene encoding 3-dehydroquinate synthase; protein product: MTGTGAPATVHVAVDPPYPVVIGSGVLTQLDELLAGRHKVAILHQPVLAETAETARKRLADKGIDAHRIEIPDAEAGKDLPVVGFIWEVLGRIGLGRKDALVSLGGGAATDVAGFAAATWLRGVSIVHVPTTLLGMVDAAIGGKTGINTDAGKNLVGAFHQPLAVLADLATLQTLPHNELACGMAEVVKAGFIADPVILDLIEADPEAALNPKGDVLPELIRRAVVVKAEVVAADEKESELREILNYGHTLGHAIERRERYRWRHGAAVSVGLVFAAELARLAGRLDEATAQRHRTILSSLGLPVSYDPDALPQLLEIMAGDKKTRAGVLRFVVLDGLGRPGRLVGPDPGLLVSAYAGVCAE
- a CDS encoding type II toxin-antitoxin system Phd/YefM family antitoxin, yielding MGAVEAIGVRELRQHASRYLARVEAGEELGITNNGRLVARLVPVQAAERSREALIESGTLIPAPCPQNLLDVTATPAPDRKRTLSDVLDEMRDEQ